A single Pseudobdellovibrionaceae bacterium DNA region contains:
- a CDS encoding radical SAM protein codes for MVKNLIRKFPLARRAYRQTADVAKPDISIAHPKMIRIEASSYCQLKCPACPTAQGDIHKSIVGSKFLKFEDFKRIVDAADWIMEIELSNWGEIFLNPEIVKIFNYAYKKGIDLVAYNGVNFNTVKDEALEGLVKYKVKALTCSIDGASQETYVQYRRRGNFDQVIANIRRLNEFKKAYNSEYPRLTWQFVLFQHNKHELEAARAMAKELGMEFYTKVSWDDNLAAKNEDGEVIQEVSP; via the coding sequence ATGGTTAAAAATCTAATTAGGAAGTTTCCTCTTGCTCGTCGGGCCTATCGCCAGACGGCAGATGTTGCCAAGCCTGATATCTCGATCGCTCATCCCAAGATGATCCGCATCGAAGCATCCTCCTACTGCCAGTTAAAATGTCCTGCTTGTCCCACAGCCCAGGGTGATATCCATAAGAGCATCGTAGGTTCAAAGTTCCTCAAATTTGAAGATTTCAAAAGAATTGTGGATGCCGCTGATTGGATTATGGAGATTGAATTGAGCAATTGGGGAGAGATCTTTTTAAATCCGGAGATCGTCAAAATTTTCAATTATGCTTACAAAAAGGGAATAGACCTTGTTGCCTATAACGGAGTTAATTTTAATACCGTCAAAGATGAGGCACTCGAGGGCCTGGTTAAATATAAAGTCAAAGCTCTTACCTGTTCCATCGACGGTGCCTCTCAGGAAACCTACGTTCAATATCGTCGGCGTGGCAACTTTGACCAGGTGATAGCCAACATCCGTCGTCTCAATGAGTTTAAGAAGGCTTATAATTCTGAATATCCACGCCTCACTTGGCAGTTCGTTCTATTTCAACATAACAAGCACGAACTCGAAGCGGCACGGGCTATGGCCAAGGAACTCGGCATGGAGTTTTATACCAAGGTGTCTTGGGATGATAATCTGGCCGCCAAGAACGAAGACGGTGAAGTCATTCAGGAGGTGAGCCCGTGA